The Megasphaera stantonii genome includes a window with the following:
- a CDS encoding ASCH domain-containing protein: protein MKALSLHPYYATLIAAGEKHIEYRSWSTPYRGLLLICASQYNDGPQFPRGYALCIVNLVHITGGNRKYAWHFDPEVVPIAPFPVKGKIHLFDVPDEKITVLYETGTDHFIDFDTAYSLWIDEGI from the coding sequence ATGAAAGCCTTATCGCTGCATCCGTATTATGCGACACTGATTGCTGCAGGCGAAAAGCATATTGAATATCGGTCATGGAGTACACCTTACAGAGGGCTGCTGTTAATTTGTGCTTCGCAATATAATGACGGGCCTCAATTTCCCAGAGGGTATGCCTTATGCATTGTCAATTTAGTACATATTACGGGCGGAAATCGAAAGTATGCGTGGCATTTTGATCCAGAGGTCGTGCCGATCGCTCCGTTTCCTGTAAAGGGAAAAATCCATTTATTTGACGTACCGGATGAGAAAATCACCGTGTTGTATGAAACGGGGACAGACCATTTTATTGATTTTGATACGGCCTATTCTCTTTGGATAGATGAGGGGATATGA
- a CDS encoding ESPR domain-containing protein, with the protein MNRIYKVIWSKVKHQYVVVSELAHRDGKRSSTAVTSKATWRALAAALMLTGSLVAMPYAGYAAATGGTATSGQYIAVAVDGDNSTYTTTEQQWVPGHFENWQWVPGRYEDVEVTKPYEEGETRQFTDANGNEHDYTYVKVKDDKGEFHNYWVRDGYTITIVDHPRYDAVDGSDAPDNTYVINATKNDGADDSGLISSSEAVITDDTNHTTLTGNPLNQIDAGMYGGAVNTGSPVTPKSYNYYINDNGNGYRDVGKDHWSSTNFKAVYQQSDGTYNTMEDGSGTTVSSENLYVIDGELGAFFNSNGTVYDKDKQGYIYGYNNEILMTGRDENGKYYSFWATKIDDPNASMSNMTMGDHEKIVNALHDSIYTAQGDDIKKIDVVKAENGNGGTIGLVRQGDWVSDGQGNGYYQETDPIPGTITIRNTDNSGKDGHDVAIRFGSIDEEGNDIEKFTVDAGSKVVGKNGDAVANEGDTLTSVDINGKNYKLGDGKTYTAGDNITISDDVIFSTDYQLIANPTEGSDGKYTVADGKVELTVQNGDNTEDRNTVTIDGIASTADVAKATSTVTGDTNVNVTPDTTAEDGHTEYKVSLEDDIYLGGSQTADSNNLFLDGTNGSIYAGSSSETGLSLTELTVPSAACRI; encoded by the coding sequence ATGAACCGGATCTATAAAGTAATATGGAGTAAAGTAAAACATCAGTACGTCGTCGTGTCCGAGCTGGCTCATCGGGATGGAAAACGGAGTAGTACGGCTGTGACAAGTAAAGCCACATGGCGCGCCTTGGCGGCAGCTCTTATGCTGACAGGTTCGTTGGTTGCTATGCCGTATGCTGGGTATGCTGCAGCGACAGGAGGAACGGCTACGTCTGGGCAGTATATTGCTGTGGCTGTAGATGGTGATAATAGTACATATACTACTACCGAGCAACAATGGGTTCCTGGTCATTTTGAGAACTGGCAGTGGGTTCCGGGACGTTATGAAGATGTAGAAGTAACAAAACCCTATGAAGAAGGCGAAACCCGGCAGTTTACAGATGCCAATGGTAATGAACATGATTATACCTATGTAAAAGTTAAAGACGATAAAGGTGAATTCCATAATTACTGGGTTAGAGATGGATATACTATCACGATAGTTGATCATCCGCGTTATGATGCAGTTGATGGAAGCGATGCTCCGGATAATACGTATGTTATTAACGCCACTAAAAACGATGGAGCGGACGACAGTGGTCTGATTTCTTCCAGTGAAGCCGTAATTACGGATGATACAAATCATACAACGCTTACGGGGAATCCGTTAAATCAGATTGATGCCGGCATGTACGGCGGCGCTGTCAATACAGGCAGCCCAGTTACTCCAAAAAGTTATAACTACTACATCAATGATAATGGAAATGGCTATAGAGATGTAGGGAAGGATCATTGGAGTAGTACAAATTTTAAAGCCGTTTACCAGCAAAGCGACGGCACGTACAATACCATGGAAGATGGCAGCGGAACAACGGTTTCCTCGGAAAATTTGTATGTCATTGATGGCGAACTGGGCGCATTTTTCAATAGCAATGGTACAGTTTATGACAAAGACAAGCAGGGATATATTTACGGTTATAACAATGAAATATTGATGACTGGTAGAGATGAAAATGGTAAATACTACAGCTTCTGGGCAACAAAAATAGATGACCCGAATGCTTCTATGTCCAATATGACTATGGGCGATCATGAAAAAATAGTCAATGCTCTTCATGACAGTATTTACACTGCCCAAGGCGATGACATTAAGAAAATTGACGTAGTTAAAGCGGAAAATGGTAATGGTGGCACAATTGGTTTAGTTCGTCAAGGTGATTGGGTCAGCGATGGACAAGGGAATGGATATTATCAAGAAACTGATCCTATTCCGGGAACTATCACCATCAGAAACACCGATAACAGCGGAAAAGACGGTCATGACGTTGCCATTCGGTTTGGATCTATAGATGAGGAAGGAAATGATATCGAAAAATTCACCGTAGATGCCGGCTCGAAAGTCGTAGGTAAAAATGGTGATGCTGTAGCTAATGAAGGAGACACCTTAACCAGCGTTGATATCAACGGTAAGAATTATAAACTTGGCGACGGCAAAACGTATACAGCGGGAGACAATATTACTATCAGTGATGATGTTATTTTTTCTACGGATTACCAGCTGATAGCCAATCCGACAGAAGGCAGTGACGGCAAGTATACGGTAGCAGACGGCAAGGTAGAGTTAACCGTACAGAACGGGGACAATACGGAAGACCGTAACACCGTAACGATTGACGGCATAGCCAGCACAGCTGATGTAGCCAAGGCGACGTCGACTGTCACGGGCGACACCAATGTAAATGTAACGCCGGATACGACAGCAGAAGACGGCCACACAGAATACAAAGTCAGTCTGGAAGATGACATCTATCTGGGAGGCAGTCAAACGGCAGACAGCAACAACCTCTTCTTAGATGGTACGAATGGCTCGATTTACGCAGGCTCGTCGTCGGAGACCGGATTGTCGTTAACGGAGCTGACCGTACCATCAGCGGCTTGTCGAATATGA
- a CDS encoding polysaccharide deacetylase family protein, producing the protein MKKIVSWLAGLALTGAVLVAGIGLFWFFGSTNYLLTGVPVLNYHQVNDKFQTVLTMTPADFEEQMKYLHDHDYHAITQDQFAAYMRGEGSLPDRPVMITFDDGYVDNYEHAYPIMKKYGLTGTIFLIVDLMETPGYLTWAQVQEMGRNGMEFGSHTMSHKPLTSFDRQGVRTELRESKAAIESHLQKPCKYIAFPEGEFDDMVMEETRAAGYEYGFTVETGRDFPWDDHFDLARVPFFEGPDSFGHFYFRLNFSTLSSWLWRLHKGLEAREATRSLAVFVPEP; encoded by the coding sequence ATGAAAAAAATCGTATCTTGGCTTGCCGGCCTGGCGCTGACCGGGGCCGTCCTGGTAGCAGGCATAGGGTTGTTTTGGTTTTTCGGCTCGACAAATTATTTGCTGACCGGCGTTCCTGTCCTGAATTATCATCAGGTAAACGACAAGTTTCAAACGGTGCTGACGATGACGCCGGCAGATTTTGAAGAACAGATGAAGTACCTTCACGACCACGATTATCATGCGATTACGCAGGACCAGTTCGCCGCCTATATGCGCGGCGAGGGCAGCCTGCCCGACCGTCCGGTCATGATTACCTTTGACGACGGGTATGTCGACAACTATGAGCATGCCTATCCTATCATGAAGAAATACGGCCTTACGGGGACGATTTTTCTCATCGTCGATTTGATGGAGACGCCGGGATATCTGACGTGGGCCCAGGTACAGGAAATGGGGCGGAACGGCATGGAATTCGGCTCCCATACGATGAGTCACAAGCCCTTGACCAGCTTTGACCGCCAGGGCGTGCGGACGGAGCTGCGGGAATCCAAGGCGGCCATAGAATCCCATTTGCAGAAGCCCTGCAAGTATATCGCCTTTCCCGAAGGGGAGTTTGACGACATGGTCATGGAAGAGACGCGGGCGGCCGGGTATGAGTACGGCTTTACTGTAGAAACGGGGCGGGATTTTCCCTGGGACGACCACTTCGATTTGGCCCGGGTTCCCTTTTTTGAAGGGCCCGACAGCTTCGGCCATTTCTATTTCCGCCTGAATTTCAGTACATTGAGCTCGTGGCTGTGGCGCCTGCATAAAGGGCTGGAAGCCAGGGAAGCGACGAGGTCCTTGGCGGTCTTTGTTCCCGAGCCGTAG
- a CDS encoding IS30 family transposase, whose amino-acid sequence MCHYHHLTLSERENLLFFRAQSYSISRIAAALGRDKSTISRELRRNTVNGKYLPITAQQQYARRRKACKPHKRLENAELFALVKNLFLVHHWSPEEIAGRLQLEHQKALLSYATIYRAIYAGMFDETSSSHGSRGAVRRLRHHGKSRHTRQYQERRGSIPISHDISERPAGAANRSRRGHWECDTIAGKTGKACLVTLVDRKSLYLVGGKAAKKTAQAVNTVLLQVLQGQPVKSLTPDRGKEFAHHAAVTEALNGVPFYFPPPHQPWQRGSNENTNGLVREYFPKGTDITLVPEAYVQAVFAELNRRPRKCLGYKTPYEVHYSKKLHLA is encoded by the coding sequence ATGTGCCACTATCATCATCTTACTCTATCTGAACGAGAAAATCTACTCTTTTTTCGCGCGCAGTCCTATTCTATCTCTCGAATTGCGGCGGCCCTCGGCCGAGATAAATCCACGATCTCACGGGAACTACGCAGAAATACAGTGAACGGCAAGTATCTGCCCATCACCGCACAACAACAGTATGCCCGCCGCCGTAAGGCATGCAAGCCTCACAAGCGGTTAGAGAATGCCGAGCTATTCGCATTGGTTAAAAATCTCTTCCTGGTGCATCATTGGTCCCCAGAAGAAATTGCCGGACGCTTGCAGCTGGAACATCAGAAGGCACTCCTTAGCTATGCAACGATTTACCGCGCCATATATGCCGGTATGTTTGATGAAACGTCGTCCTCCCATGGGTCCCGCGGTGCGGTCCGCCGCTTGCGGCATCATGGAAAATCCCGGCATACCCGGCAATATCAGGAACGACGGGGTTCTATTCCCATCTCTCACGATATTTCGGAACGGCCAGCAGGAGCCGCTAACCGCTCCCGGCGAGGACATTGGGAATGTGATACCATAGCAGGAAAGACAGGAAAAGCCTGTCTGGTTACGTTGGTAGATAGAAAGAGCCTGTATCTGGTAGGAGGCAAAGCAGCCAAAAAGACAGCACAAGCCGTCAATACGGTATTGCTTCAGGTACTGCAAGGGCAACCTGTAAAAAGCCTTACGCCGGACAGAGGAAAAGAGTTCGCCCATCATGCCGCTGTCACGGAGGCCTTGAACGGCGTGCCGTTTTATTTCCCGCCGCCGCATCAGCCCTGGCAGCGGGGAAGCAACGAAAATACCAATGGCCTAGTCCGAGAGTATTTCCCGAAAGGGACGGACATCACACTCGTTCCAGAAGCCTATGTGCAAGCTGTTTTTGCAGAACTAAATCGCCGTCCCCGAAAATGTTTAGGATACAAAACGCCATACGAAGTACATTACTCTAAAAAGTTGCACTTAGCTTGA
- a CDS encoding type II toxin-antitoxin system death-on-curing family toxin, with protein sequence MFTEIFSQAPFQTFGGQELYPSLLDKAARLCYGLAKNHPFRDGNKRSAVHSMLVFLYINEIELEYTQLELEEMIIAVADNRMSSDELKDWMANLQYKCNTYKK encoded by the coding sequence ATGTTTACAGAGATTTTTTCACAGGCTCCGTTTCAAACATTCGGCGGTCAGGAATTATATCCCTCTCTTCTAGATAAAGCAGCCCGTCTTTGTTATGGTCTGGCGAAAAATCATCCTTTCCGCGACGGCAACAAACGTTCTGCGGTTCACAGTATGTTGGTCTTTCTGTACATCAATGAGATAGAATTAGAGTATACCCAGCTTGAACTTGAAGAAATGATTATCGCTGTCGCTGATAATCGCATGTCTAGCGATGAATTAAAAGATTGGATGGCGAATTTACAATACAAGTGCAACACCTATAAAAAATGA
- a CDS encoding IS256 family transposase, producing the protein MAREKKPVHKVIMTEGKRSIIQQLFQEYDIQSAEDIQEALKDLLGGTIKEMMETEMDEHLGYQKSQRSDSEDYRNGYKRKRVNSRYGTVDIQVPQDRNSTFEPQVVRKRQKDISSIDQKIISMYAKGMTTRQISETLEDIYGFEASEGFISDVTDKILPQIEDWQKRPLSEVYPVLYIDAIHYSVRDNGVIRKLAAYVILGINIDGQKEVLTIQVGDNESAKYWLSVLNELKNRGVKDILILCADGLSGIKEAIAAAYPNTEYQRCIVHQVRNTLKYVADKDRKPFANDLKTIYQAPSEEQALESLERVTKTWSVKYPNSMKSWKQNWDAICPIFKFSMNVRKVIYTTNAIESLNSTYRKLNRQRSVFPSDTALLKALYLATFEATKKWTMPIRNWGQVYGELSIMYEGRLPE; encoded by the coding sequence ATGGCAAGAGAAAAGAAACCGGTACATAAGGTCATTATGACCGAAGGAAAACGCAGCATTATTCAACAACTGTTTCAAGAATATGACATTCAATCCGCAGAAGATATTCAGGAAGCACTGAAAGACCTGCTGGGCGGTACCATCAAAGAAATGATGGAAACCGAGATGGACGAACACCTTGGCTATCAGAAATCCCAGCGGTCTGACAGCGAGGATTACCGCAATGGGTATAAGAGAAAGCGGGTCAACAGCCGGTATGGTACCGTAGATATCCAGGTACCGCAGGACCGCAACTCCACGTTCGAACCGCAGGTGGTCCGTAAACGGCAAAAAGATATCTCTTCTATCGACCAGAAAATTATCTCCATGTATGCCAAGGGAATGACGACCCGGCAAATTTCAGAAACGTTAGAGGATATCTATGGATTTGAGGCTTCCGAAGGCTTCATTTCCGATGTAACCGATAAAATCCTGCCTCAAATTGAAGACTGGCAGAAACGCCCGCTGTCGGAAGTGTATCCTGTCCTCTATATTGATGCCATTCATTATTCTGTCCGGGATAACGGAGTGATCCGGAAGCTGGCAGCCTACGTCATTCTGGGAATCAACATAGACGGACAAAAAGAAGTTCTGACGATTCAGGTCGGAGACAATGAGAGCGCAAAATATTGGCTTTCCGTGCTGAATGAATTGAAAAATCGCGGGGTAAAAGATATCCTGATTCTCTGTGCCGATGGCCTGAGCGGGATCAAAGAAGCCATCGCCGCAGCCTATCCTAACACGGAATACCAGCGCTGCATCGTACATCAGGTACGAAACACGCTGAAATATGTAGCAGACAAGGATCGTAAGCCTTTTGCCAATGATTTAAAGACTATTTATCAGGCTCCGTCTGAAGAACAGGCTTTGGAATCTCTGGAAAGGGTAACCAAAACATGGTCTGTAAAATATCCGAATTCCATGAAAAGTTGGAAGCAAAACTGGGATGCCATCTGCCCAATTTTCAAGTTTTCCATGAACGTAAGAAAAGTGATTTACACGACCAATGCCATCGAATCCCTGAATTCCACCTACCGGAAGCTGAACCGTCAGAGAAGCGTATTTCCAAGCGATACAGCGCTTTTAAAAGCCCTGTATCTGGCGACGTTTGAAGCCACCAAAAAATGGACCATGCCAATCCGAAACTGGGGACAGGTGTATGGGGAACTGAGCATAATGTACGAAGGCCGACTCCCAGAGTAA
- a CDS encoding HesA/MoeB/ThiF family protein, translated as MKLTVEQRDRYARNMALAGIGEEGQRKLWESKVLLIGAGGLGSPIALYLAAAGVGTLGIVDGDVVDVSNLQRQILHSEQVVGTEKALSAQRRLRELNGGITVVPYCEEVTRSNIADIINDKDYDFIIDGTDNFSAKFLINDACVLLQKPFSHAGVVAYHGQVLTYVPGQGPCYRCIFEEEPAPGDVPTAKDVGILGAAAGTIGTIQATEAIKYITGVGELLTGTLLTYDALTMTFRKVPFPQNPDCAVCGDHPTITAL; from the coding sequence ATGAAACTGACAGTGGAACAACGGGATAGATACGCCCGCAATATGGCTTTGGCCGGTATCGGCGAAGAAGGACAACGGAAATTATGGGAAAGCAAGGTATTGCTCATCGGCGCCGGCGGGCTGGGGTCGCCTATTGCCTTGTATTTGGCGGCGGCCGGCGTAGGGACACTGGGGATTGTCGACGGCGACGTCGTCGATGTATCTAATTTGCAGCGGCAGATTCTCCATTCAGAACAGGTTGTCGGCACGGAGAAGGCATTGTCAGCGCAGCGGCGGCTGCGGGAGCTGAACGGCGGCATTACAGTCGTGCCATACTGCGAAGAGGTGACGCGGAGCAATATTGCCGACATTATCAATGATAAGGATTACGATTTCATCATCGACGGGACGGATAATTTCTCGGCTAAGTTCCTCATCAACGACGCCTGCGTCCTGCTGCAGAAGCCCTTTTCCCACGCCGGCGTCGTGGCGTATCACGGGCAGGTCCTAACCTACGTGCCGGGCCAGGGGCCGTGCTATCGCTGCATCTTCGAGGAAGAGCCGGCTCCCGGCGACGTGCCGACGGCGAAGGACGTCGGTATATTGGGCGCTGCGGCCGGCACGATCGGGACGATACAGGCGACGGAAGCAATTAAGTATATTACCGGCGTCGGCGAATTGCTGACGGGGACGCTCCTGACCTACGACGCCCTGACCATGACCTTCCGCAAGGTGCCTTTTCCGCAGAATCCAGACTGCGCCGTCTGCGGGGATCATCCGACGATTACGGCGCTGTAG
- a CDS encoding sugar O-acetyltransferase, producing the protein MTEKEKMLRRMLYDANYDEELLAERMRAKDLCYTFNQLRPSEAAEKERILRSLLGKTGASFSILPPFWCDYGYNIEIGDHFFANHNCVILDANKVVFGDNVFIAPNCGFYTAGHPIDAGLRNQGLEYAYPITVGHDVWIGAGVQVMPGVTIGSNVVIGGGSVVVHDIPDNVVAVGNPCRPVRPITAADAALYGAGGI; encoded by the coding sequence ATGACGGAAAAAGAGAAGATGCTCCGCCGGATGCTGTATGACGCCAATTATGACGAAGAACTGCTGGCAGAACGGATGAGGGCAAAGGACTTATGCTATACCTTTAACCAGCTGCGTCCGTCGGAAGCGGCGGAGAAGGAACGCATCCTGCGGTCCTTATTGGGAAAGACTGGGGCTTCCTTTTCGATATTGCCGCCCTTTTGGTGCGACTACGGGTATAATATCGAAATCGGCGACCATTTTTTTGCCAACCACAACTGCGTGATCCTGGACGCCAATAAGGTCGTATTCGGCGATAATGTCTTTATCGCGCCGAACTGCGGCTTTTATACGGCCGGCCATCCCATCGACGCAGGGCTGCGGAATCAAGGGCTGGAATACGCCTATCCCATTACGGTAGGACACGACGTGTGGATCGGGGCAGGCGTGCAGGTCATGCCTGGCGTGACGATCGGCAGCAACGTCGTCATCGGCGGCGGCAGCGTCGTCGTTCACGATATTCCCGACAATGTCGTCGCTGTCGGCAATCCCTGCCGGCCTGTTCGTCCGATTACCGCGGCCGACGCCGCCTTGTACGGCGCTGGAGGCATCTGA
- a CDS encoding S-layer homology domain-containing protein translates to MTWTPTTVDYSQSNKAATEAQLKAVADSDGYVTSATLNGSTLTLGRNQNLGDVTVDLGTLTEGLSGTDYQLIANPTEGSDGKYTVADGKVELTVQNGDNTEDRNTVTIDGIASTADVAKATSTVTGDTNVNVTPDTTAEDGHTEYKVSLEDDIYLGGSQTADSNNLFLDGTNGSIYAGSSSGDRIVVNGADRTISGLSNMTWTPTTVDYSQSNKAATEAQLKAVADSDGYVTSATLNGSTLTLGRNQNLGDVTVDLGTLTEGLSGTDYQLIANPTEGSDGKYTVADGKVELTVQNGDNTEDRNTVTIDGIASTADVAKATSTVTGDTNVNVTPDTTAEDGHTEYKVSLEDDIYLGGSQTADSNNLFLDGTNGSIYAGSSSGERVVINGADRTISGLSNMTWTPTTVDYSTSNKAATEAQLSQAISNATSEMTASDQHLVANPDGGNYAVNKETGDVTLKVQYKDEQGNTKYHDVTIEDVASKANLDALESIVGDGNYIKPGETGNVVNNDMNVTEAIGALDGAIANAAANANKHSSVHGGSNISVTEGTNPDFEGGKDYVVSLNDHITLGDKEQGTYVDVNGEDGTVTASGNISAGSFKTDNITINGIGADGKHTGTITGLSNTTWNKDVADAIAANANGEAGTAATQGQLQQAMSTTVQYDTKDGSVDKGSITFEGENGTTLKNVAAGEVSATSTQAVNGSQLWQTNQAVINNSQNIQMLSNSVNKLDNRIDRVGAGAAALAALHPLDFDPDAKWDFAAGYGNYRGANAVAVGAYYRPNEDVMFSVGGSMGGGENMVNAGVSLKIGAGSSNVTTSRVAMAKEIKSMRDIVAKQDAQIQKLTAMVNALVGVQTETDSSMFPDVPENHWAYEAVEAMAKSGLVKGYPDGEFKGDRTMTRYEFAQIVYNAIQAGAEVDARLVEEFKPELQFFHIATVAKDKDGNPTIERVRAN, encoded by the coding sequence ATGACATGGACGCCGACTACGGTAGATTACAGCCAGTCCAATAAAGCGGCAACAGAAGCTCAGTTGAAAGCTGTCGCAGATTCGGATGGATATGTTACGAGCGCTACGTTAAACGGCAGTACACTGACTCTGGGAAGAAACCAGAATTTAGGAGATGTAACGGTAGATCTGGGTACATTAACTGAAGGCCTGAGCGGCACGGATTACCAGCTGATAGCCAATCCGACGGAAGGCAGTGACGGTAAATATACGGTAGCAGACGGCAAGGTAGAGTTAACCGTACAGAACGGGGACAATACGGAAGACCGTAACACCGTAACGATTGACGGCATAGCCAGCACAGCTGATGTAGCCAAGGCGACGTCGACTGTCACGGGCGACACCAATGTAAATGTAACGCCGGATACGACAGCAGAAGACGGCCACACAGAATACAAAGTCAGTCTGGAAGATGACATCTATCTGGGAGGCAGTCAAACGGCAGACAGCAACAACCTCTTCTTAGATGGTACGAATGGCTCGATTTACGCAGGCTCGTCGTCGGGAGACCGGATTGTCGTTAACGGAGCTGACCGTACCATCAGCGGCTTGTCGAATATGACATGGACGCCGACTACGGTAGATTACAGCCAGTCCAATAAAGCGGCAACAGAAGCTCAGTTGAAAGCTGTCGCAGATTCGGATGGATATGTTACGAGCGCTACGTTAAACGGCAGTACACTGACTCTGGGAAGAAACCAGAATTTAGGAGATGTAACGGTAGATCTGGGTACATTAACTGAAGGCCTGAGCGGCACGGATTACCAGCTGATAGCCAATCCGACGGAAGGCAGTGACGGTAAATATACGGTAGCAGACGGCAAGGTAGAGTTAACCGTACAGAACGGGGACAATACGGAAGACCGTAACACCGTAACGATTGACGGCATAGCCAGCACAGCTGATGTAGCCAAGGCGACGTCGACTGTCACGGGCGACACCAATGTAAATGTAACGCCGGATACGACGGCCGAAGACGGCCACACAGAATACAAAGTCAGCCTGGAAGATGATATCTATCTGGGAGGCAGCCAGACGGCAGACAGCAACAACCTCTTCTTGGACGGCACGAACGGCTCGATTTACGCAGGCTCGTCGTCGGGCGAACGGGTTGTCATTAACGGAGCTGACCGTACTATTAGCGGCTTGTCGAATATGACATGGACGCCGACTACGGTAGATTACAGCACGTCCAATAAAGCGGCAACGGAAGCCCAGTTGTCACAGGCAATCTCGAATGCTACCTCTGAAATGACTGCTAGTGATCAGCATTTAGTGGCTAATCCTGATGGTGGCAATTATGCTGTCAATAAAGAAACAGGAGATGTAACCTTAAAAGTTCAATATAAGGATGAACAAGGAAATACGAAATATCATGATGTGACAATTGAAGATGTAGCATCTAAAGCCAATTTGGACGCATTGGAAAGTATTGTTGGCGATGGAAATTATATTAAACCTGGTGAAACAGGTAATGTTGTCAATAATGATATGAATGTGACAGAAGCTATTGGTGCATTGGATGGTGCTATTGCCAATGCTGCGGCAAATGCTAATAAACATAGCTCTGTTCATGGTGGTAGTAATATTTCTGTTACTGAAGGAACAAATCCAGATTTTGAAGGCGGAAAAGACTATGTTGTTTCTCTGAATGACCATATTACTTTAGGTGATAAGGAACAGGGGACTTATGTAGATGTCAATGGAGAAGACGGAACTGTGACGGCTTCCGGCAATATCAGCGCAGGCTCCTTCAAGACTGATAATATTACAATTAACGGAATTGGAGCAGACGGTAAGCATACCGGTACTATTACGGGTTTGTCCAACACGACTTGGAACAAAGATGTTGCTGATGCAATTGCGGCTAATGCTAACGGCGAAGCCGGTACGGCGGCAACGCAGGGACAGTTGCAGCAGGCTATGAGCACGACTGTTCAATATGACACTAAAGACGGCTCGGTGGATAAAGGCAGCATTACCTTTGAAGGCGAAAACGGTACGACGCTGAAGAATGTAGCTGCTGGTGAAGTTTCTGCTACGTCGACACAGGCTGTCAACGGTAGTCAGTTGTGGCAGACGAACCAGGCTGTTATCAACAACAGCCAGAACATCCAGATGCTCAGCAACTCCGTCAACAAGCTGGATAACCGTATCGACCGCGTCGGCGCTGGTGCAGCGGCCTTGGCGGCCTTGCATCCCCTTGATTTCGACCCGGATGCGAAGTGGGACTTCGCCGCAGGCTATGGCAATTACCGCGGTGCGAACGCTGTGGCTGTCGGCGCGTACTATCGTCCCAATGAAGACGTCATGTTCAGCGTCGGCGGTTCCATGGGCGGCGGCGAAAACATGGTCAACGCCGGCGTATCCTTGAAGATCGGCGCAGGTTCCAGCAACGTCACGACGTCCCGCGTCGCCATGGCTAAGGAAATCAAATCCATGCGCGATATTGTAGCCAAGCAGGACGCCCAGATTCAGAAATTGACGGCCATGGTCAATGCATTAGTCGGCGTACAGACCGAAACGGATTCGTCCATGTTCCCGGACGTGCCGGAAAACCACTGGGCTTATGAAGCTGTGGAAGCCATGGCCAAGAGCGGCTTGGTCAAGGGCTATCCTGACGGCGAATTCAAGGGCGACCGCACGATGACCCGCTATGAATTTGCCCAGATCGTCTACAACGCCATTCAGGCCGGCGCAGAAGTAGACGCTCGTCTGGTAGAAGAATTTAAGCCGGAATTACAGTTCTTCCACATCGCGACGGTGGCGAAGGACAAAGACGGCAACCCGACGATTGAACGGGTACGGGCTAACTAA
- a CDS encoding RNA polymerase sigma factor, with translation MNQTVCQWIERAQKGEEEAVLLILQQFRPLICKYARRHRYCYDSLDEAVSVAQLAILECVDAFDVTCGDEAHKAFRRAVDRVFKRESRRFKAYMESVETALHIDESAEALGLTGGDEQDPHRQAVLSEVRELVRKCLNSLTEEEQRFLRLRCQHDLTYEDVAKRCGLSLSQAHKLTKAAMVKFHEGIYGCDVE, from the coding sequence ATGAATCAAACCGTGTGCCAATGGATAGAACGCGCTCAGAAAGGCGAGGAAGAGGCGGTATTGCTGATATTGCAGCAGTTCCGGCCCTTGATTTGCAAATATGCCCGGCGGCACCGATATTGCTACGATTCGCTGGACGAGGCCGTGTCGGTGGCCCAGCTGGCAATTTTGGAATGCGTCGATGCCTTCGACGTAACTTGCGGCGACGAAGCTCACAAGGCCTTTCGTAGGGCTGTAGACCGGGTGTTTAAAAGAGAAAGCCGGCGGTTTAAGGCATATATGGAATCGGTAGAGACGGCCCTTCATATAGACGAGAGCGCCGAAGCCTTAGGCTTGACGGGCGGCGACGAGCAGGACCCGCACCGGCAGGCCGTGTTGTCCGAAGTACGGGAGCTGGTGCGCAAATGCCTGAACAGCCTGACGGAAGAAGAACAACGATTTCTCCGCCTGCGCTGTCAGCACGACCTGACCTACGAAGACGTAGCCAAACGCTGCGGCCTGTCCCTGTCGCAGGCTCATAAGCTGACAAAAGCGGCTATGGTCAAGTTTCATGAGGGCATATACGGCTGCGATGTGGAATAG